In a genomic window of Candidatus Saccharimonadales bacterium:
- a CDS encoding 50S ribosomal protein L25 — protein sequence MNEISLALDARTAEGKQVKKLRADGLVPSVVYGGSADPISTQSGFVETAKVVHAAGKHTPVHLTLGGKKKLAIIKNIDIDPVKHLVRHVAFHTIKQNEKIVTEVPIHLIGIGESAAEKAGLVVLQAIEHVEIRALPANLPEALEISIVNLAGTEDKLTLANIKLPEGVEFADHDQDLDLVIANVYEPSALQAANDAAGGDAVDESEVTAENGEDTDQDSQAEETRPGGKGQDEPKQSNVDANK from the coding sequence ATGAACGAAATTTCGTTAGCATTAGACGCACGAACGGCCGAAGGCAAACAGGTTAAGAAATTACGCGCAGATGGTTTAGTACCAAGCGTCGTATACGGTGGTTCCGCTGACCCAATCTCGACACAATCAGGCTTTGTTGAAACAGCAAAAGTTGTGCACGCTGCAGGCAAGCACACGCCAGTCCATTTGACATTGGGAGGCAAGAAAAAGCTTGCGATTATTAAAAACATTGATATTGATCCAGTCAAACACCTTGTTCGTCACGTAGCATTCCATACGATTAAACAAAACGAAAAAATCGTCACGGAAGTTCCAATTCATTTGATCGGAATTGGTGAAAGTGCCGCTGAAAAAGCCGGACTTGTGGTTTTGCAGGCTATCGAGCATGTTGAAATTAGGGCGCTTCCAGCAAACCTTCCAGAAGCACTTGAAATCTCAATTGTGAACCTTGCGGGGACTGAAGACAAACTAACACTTGCCAACATTAAACTTCCTGAAGGCGTAGAGTTTGCCGACCACGATCAAGACCTTGATCTTGTTATCGCAAATGTCTACGAACCAAGCGCACTTCAGGCTGCAAACGATGCTGCTGGTGGTGACGCTGTTGATGAAAGCGAAGTGACAGCCGAGAACGGTGAAGACACTGACCAGGATTCACAAGCTGAAGAAACTCGTCCAGGTGGCAAAGGCCAGGATGAACCAAAACAGTCAAACGTTGACGCTAATAAATAG
- a CDS encoding VTT domain-containing protein: MIPGFDLATFAAQAGPWAAVFVLMAIIFAESGLLIGFFLPGDSILFTAGFLVQTGILKFDIHLLVVLVFLAAVLGDGVGYLFGRKIGRRLFQRPNSLLFRQENIQKAEEFYERHGSITIVIARFIPIVRTFAPIVAGVGKMKYHTFLTFNVIGALLWAVGITYAGFYVGAGLEKIGIEVDTILLPIIAVIILVSVLPPAIHIFKDSGRRTAMWNGTKKQIAILLKRSK; this comes from the coding sequence ATGATACCTGGATTTGACTTAGCTACTTTCGCGGCGCAGGCTGGGCCTTGGGCGGCCGTATTCGTTTTAATGGCTATTATTTTTGCAGAGTCCGGACTTTTAATCGGCTTCTTTTTGCCTGGCGATAGTATTCTCTTCACAGCTGGATTTTTGGTTCAAACTGGAATTTTAAAATTCGACATCCATCTTTTGGTCGTGTTGGTATTTTTAGCGGCAGTCCTTGGTGATGGTGTCGGCTATCTATTCGGACGCAAGATAGGCCGTAGACTGTTCCAACGTCCTAATTCGCTTCTGTTCCGACAAGAAAATATTCAAAAAGCCGAGGAGTTTTATGAACGCCACGGAAGCATCACTATTGTTATTGCCAGATTTATTCCCATCGTACGTACTTTCGCGCCAATTGTCGCAGGCGTCGGTAAAATGAAATATCATACCTTCCTGACGTTCAATGTTATAGGCGCGCTCCTTTGGGCAGTCGGCATTACCTATGCTGGCTTTTATGTCGGTGCAGGCCTGGAAAAGATTGGCATTGAAGTTGATACGATCCTTCTTCCGATCATTGCCGTTATCATTCTTGTTTCGGTACTGCCCCCTGCCATCCATATATTCAAAGATAGTGGCCGACGAACCGCTATGTGGAATGGTACCAAAAAACAAATCGCTATTCTCTTGAAACGTTCGAAGTAA
- the uvrA gene encoding excinuclease ABC subunit UvrA, protein MPEVIRVTGAREHNLKNVSVEIPRDKLVVITGLSGSGKSSLAFDTIYAEGQRRYVESLSSYARQFLGIMDKPDVDSIEGLSPAISIDQKSTSRNPRSTVATVTEIYDYMRLLFARIGVPHCPVCGKEVSRRTPQAIIDEIMKIADGTRLMILAPVIKDKKGEFAHIPEQYRRLGFARARVDGVVYALDEFPTLAKSYKHNIEIVVDRIAMSGEMLGRVTQSVEQALELAEGVVELLNVESDDIVTFSQRYACIDHPNEEIPELEPRLFSFNAPQGACPVCTGLGSRLEVDPDLVFNPNLTIAEGAIRPYNRVNSDAWYMKRLAKVGEEHGFSLQVPVSELTQQDMEKILYGTGTQKYTVNLGGGRHYESTYEGVIPNLERRHKETDSEFMRKDIERFMRERRCHACNGARLKPVVLAVTVHDLSIMDICDLGVDSALDLFQNTLKLSDSELFIARQIMKEITARLGFMSNVGLNYLELSRAANTLSGGEAQRIRLATQIGSGLQGVLYVLDEPSIGLHQRDNDRLITTLKHLRDLGNTVLVVEHDEDTIRHADYLLDIGPGAGVAGGNVVAAGTPEEVANNKDSITGRYLKGTEKIDVPKKRRTVVKDRSLVIRGAKENNLKNIDVSFPLGVITVVSGVSGSGKSTLVNDILAKELSARLHRSHVVPGAHENIEGIKHLDKAIVIDQSAIGRTPRSNPATYTGVFTPIRELFAGTPEANIRGYKAGRFSFNVKGGRCENCQGDGVIKIEMHFLPDVYVTCDECKGKRYNREALEIKFKDATISDVLEMTVEQAADFFKNVPSIARKLDTLVEVGLGYIRLGQPATTFSGGEAQRIKLATELSRRATGKTLYILDEPTTGLHSADVKRLLTILQKLVEGGNSMVIIEHNLDVIKSADHVIDMGPEGGQGGGNVIAEGTPEEIAKEKQSFTGQYLKELLKK, encoded by the coding sequence ATGCCAGAGGTTATTCGTGTTACTGGTGCTCGCGAGCACAACCTAAAAAATGTTTCAGTTGAGATTCCAAGAGATAAGCTTGTCGTCATTACTGGTCTATCAGGAAGCGGTAAATCATCGCTTGCTTTTGATACCATTTACGCAGAAGGACAACGCCGCTACGTCGAAAGCCTTTCGAGCTACGCCAGGCAGTTTTTGGGTATTATGGACAAACCCGATGTCGATTCGATTGAGGGTCTAAGCCCTGCGATTTCTATTGATCAAAAATCTACCAGTCGCAACCCGCGATCAACCGTTGCGACGGTAACCGAAATTTACGATTATATGCGCCTTTTGTTTGCGCGTATCGGCGTACCGCACTGTCCTGTATGCGGCAAAGAAGTCTCGCGTCGTACGCCACAGGCAATCATTGACGAAATTATGAAGATTGCTGACGGTACGCGCCTGATGATTCTTGCGCCTGTTATCAAAGACAAAAAGGGTGAATTCGCTCATATTCCTGAACAATACCGTCGCCTTGGTTTTGCCCGTGCCCGTGTTGACGGCGTCGTCTACGCGCTTGACGAATTTCCAACACTCGCAAAAAGCTACAAGCACAATATTGAAATCGTGGTTGACCGTATCGCAATGAGCGGCGAGATGCTTGGACGCGTGACGCAGTCCGTCGAACAAGCGTTAGAGCTTGCTGAAGGAGTCGTTGAACTGCTGAACGTAGAATCAGACGATATCGTGACGTTTAGCCAGCGATATGCCTGTATTGATCACCCAAACGAGGAAATACCCGAACTAGAACCTCGGCTATTCAGTTTTAACGCTCCACAAGGTGCATGTCCTGTTTGTACCGGACTAGGCAGTCGCCTGGAGGTTGATCCTGATCTGGTGTTTAATCCGAATCTGACGATTGCAGAAGGCGCGATTCGTCCGTACAACCGTGTGAATAGCGACGCGTGGTACATGAAACGCCTTGCTAAAGTTGGCGAAGAACATGGCTTTAGTCTGCAAGTTCCCGTGAGCGAGCTAACGCAGCAGGATATGGAAAAAATCCTGTATGGAACTGGTACGCAAAAATACACAGTTAACCTGGGGGGTGGTCGCCACTATGAATCAACATACGAAGGCGTTATTCCAAACCTTGAACGCCGCCACAAAGAAACTGACAGTGAGTTTATGCGAAAAGATATCGAGCGTTTTATGCGCGAACGCCGCTGTCATGCATGTAACGGCGCGCGGCTAAAACCTGTCGTTTTAGCGGTTACCGTACATGATCTAAGCATCATGGATATTTGTGATCTTGGCGTTGATTCTGCACTTGATCTATTCCAAAACACATTGAAATTATCTGACAGCGAACTATTTATTGCGCGTCAGATTATGAAAGAAATTACGGCACGACTTGGTTTTATGAGTAACGTTGGACTGAATTATCTTGAACTTTCACGTGCCGCCAATACGCTTTCGGGTGGTGAAGCGCAGCGTATTCGTTTGGCGACCCAGATTGGGTCTGGTCTGCAAGGCGTTCTGTACGTACTAGACGAACCGTCAATCGGTTTGCACCAACGCGATAACGACCGCCTAATTACGACGCTTAAACACCTTCGTGATTTAGGTAATACCGTGCTGGTCGTTGAACACGACGAAGACACGATTCGTCATGCAGACTATCTATTAGACATTGGTCCAGGTGCTGGTGTGGCGGGTGGGAACGTCGTCGCTGCGGGCACGCCTGAAGAAGTTGCGAATAATAAAGATAGTATTACGGGGCGTTATTTAAAGGGTACTGAAAAGATCGATGTCCCTAAAAAGCGTCGTACGGTCGTAAAAGACCGAAGTCTTGTTATTCGCGGCGCCAAAGAAAACAACCTTAAAAATATTGATGTCAGTTTCCCGCTGGGCGTCATTACTGTTGTTAGTGGTGTCAGTGGCAGTGGTAAATCAACACTCGTAAACGATATCTTGGCTAAAGAACTCTCGGCAAGGCTTCACCGTTCGCATGTCGTACCGGGTGCACACGAAAATATCGAAGGCATAAAACACCTCGATAAAGCAATCGTTATTGACCAGTCTGCCATCGGGCGAACTCCGCGTTCTAACCCGGCAACGTATACGGGCGTATTTACGCCAATTCGCGAGCTGTTTGCTGGTACGCCTGAAGCGAATATTCGCGGGTATAAAGCCGGTCGTTTTAGCTTTAACGTAAAAGGTGGCCGCTGTGAAAACTGTCAGGGTGACGGTGTGATCAAGATTGAAATGCACTTCCTGCCAGACGTATATGTTACCTGCGATGAGTGTAAGGGCAAACGCTACAACCGCGAGGCACTTGAAATCAAATTCAAAGACGCGACGATTAGTGACGTGCTTGAAATGACTGTCGAGCAGGCTGCGGATTTCTTTAAAAACGTTCCATCAATTGCACGTAAACTAGATACGCTTGTTGAAGTTGGCCTGGGCTACATTCGTCTTGGACAGCCAGCCACAACGTTTAGTGGCGGTGAAGCACAACGCATTAAACTCGCGACCGAGTTATCCCGTCGTGCAACTGGCAAGACGCTCTACATCTTGGATGAGCCTACGACAGGACTCCACAGCGCCGACGTAAAACGGCTTTTAACGATTCTGCAAAAGCTTGTCGAGGGTGGGAACAGCATGGTTATTATTGAACACAACCTCGATGTGATTAAGTCAGCCGATCACGTTATTGATATGGGACCAGAAGGCGGCCAAGGCGGCGGTAATGTTATCGCCGAAGGCACGCCAGAAGAAATTGCCAAAGAAAAGCAATCGTTTACGGGACAATATCTTAAAGAATTACTGAAAAAGTAA
- the sbcB gene encoding exodeoxyribonuclease I: MSQTFFFYDLETSGLDPRNDRIMQFAGIRTDTGFNQIGESHNVLVKLTEDTIPAPEALMVTGITPQSTQADGLTEAEFATFLQDEIFTPDTVTIGFNNIRFDDEFIRAFFWRTFRDPYEWSWKDGRSRWDMLDVVRMTRALRPDGITWPVVDGKPTNRLELLTKENGIDHLKAHDALSDVEALIAVAKLIKEKQPQLYDYLFTMRDKKKVQSLVNLDDKKPFVYTSGRYDSEHDKTTIAFPLTSGKNSNVVVYDLRYDPADFINLSMEDIKKKFYATWEERKSEGFQKLPVKELQYNRVPAVAPVGVLEQSDGWNRIHLDKAMIEKNKKLLLSAPHFAENIRSLFENRPEFKKASDPEAKLYDGFLNDRDRLRCETVRNASERELADFNPEFSDDRLAPLLLHYKARNFPGILSEDEARAWEEWRSNHITAQLPVFTKSLQRLAATETDDNKQFILQELQLWAESVLPVDVSDAEAP, encoded by the coding sequence ATGTCTCAAACTTTCTTTTTTTACGACTTAGAAACAAGCGGGCTTGACCCTCGAAATGACCGAATTATGCAATTTGCGGGTATTCGTACGGATACTGGTTTTAACCAGATTGGCGAATCACACAATGTCCTCGTAAAACTAACCGAGGATACGATACCAGCCCCGGAGGCATTGATGGTGACGGGAATTACTCCTCAATCTACCCAGGCAGATGGTCTGACAGAAGCGGAATTCGCTACTTTCTTGCAAGATGAAATCTTTACGCCGGATACGGTAACAATTGGATTTAATAATATTCGGTTTGACGACGAATTTATCAGGGCGTTCTTTTGGCGAACGTTTCGCGATCCTTACGAATGGAGTTGGAAGGATGGACGTTCAAGGTGGGACATGCTTGATGTTGTCCGTATGACAAGGGCTTTACGCCCCGATGGTATAACCTGGCCAGTTGTTGATGGAAAACCTACGAACCGTCTGGAGCTGCTCACGAAAGAAAATGGAATTGATCACCTCAAAGCGCATGATGCACTTAGCGATGTAGAGGCATTGATCGCTGTTGCAAAATTGATCAAAGAAAAACAGCCGCAACTATACGACTATCTTTTTACGATGCGCGACAAGAAAAAAGTACAATCACTGGTTAATTTGGATGATAAAAAACCATTTGTCTATACAAGCGGACGCTACGACAGTGAGCATGACAAAACGACCATCGCTTTTCCGTTAACGAGTGGTAAAAACAGCAATGTCGTCGTGTATGATCTTCGGTATGACCCAGCGGATTTTATAAATCTTAGCATGGAAGATATTAAAAAGAAGTTTTATGCCACCTGGGAAGAGCGAAAGAGCGAGGGGTTTCAAAAACTTCCCGTTAAGGAATTGCAATATAATCGAGTACCTGCGGTTGCGCCCGTTGGCGTACTGGAACAAAGTGACGGCTGGAACCGCATTCATCTCGATAAAGCAATGATTGAAAAGAACAAGAAACTACTCCTGTCAGCTCCGCATTTTGCCGAGAATATCCGTTCATTATTTGAAAACCGCCCTGAATTTAAAAAGGCATCCGATCCGGAAGCAAAACTTTACGACGGATTTTTGAACGACAGGGACCGTTTAAGGTGCGAGACGGTCAGAAACGCATCTGAGCGTGAACTGGCTGATTTTAATCCTGAATTTAGTGATGACCGGCTTGCTCCACTTTTACTTCACTATAAAGCACGTAATTTCCCAGGGATTCTCAGCGAAGACGAAGCGCGCGCGTGGGAAGAGTGGCGCTCAAACCACATTACTGCGCAACTTCCTGTATTCACAAAATCCTTGCAGCGTCTCGCGGCAACGGAAACAGATGATAATAAGCAATTTATTTTGCAGGAATTACAGCTTTGGGCTGAAAGCGTTTTGCCAGTTGACGTTTCTGACGCGGAAGCGCCCTAG
- the obgE gene encoding GTPase ObgE — MFVDTAKVFISAGKGGNGAVGFRQEIYVDKGGPDGGDGGKGGDVIFVATENLNTLIDFRYKPELKAPAGSNGSKQNQRGKSGEALRIKVPMGTLVKRNGEIIADLTENGQEVVIAKGGDGGFGNAHFKSSIRQTPRMAELGEAGDTFEAELELKLLADVGLVGFPNAGKSTFLSVVSNARPEIADYAFTTLTPNLGVADIDSSSLLIADIPGLIEGASEGKGLGDAFLRHVERTAVLLHLIDIYSDDIAAAYRTIRLELASYSPELLTRPEVIALTKAEGLDDEIVAMQVDAVKEATENGADVFVISSSAHQGLTEVLRALDSKVKAIRSIEKEIDADDDDLVTIRLTDNQIADAWTVTKDEETGHFVVRGDKVEKFARRTDFSNFEGVNRLRDILKKLGVNHELSRAGAVGDSVIEIGGHEFTLLEQ; from the coding sequence ATGTTTGTAGATACCGCCAAAGTTTTTATTTCTGCAGGAAAAGGCGGCAACGGTGCCGTTGGTTTTCGTCAGGAAATTTACGTAGATAAAGGCGGACCTGACGGTGGTGACGGCGGGAAAGGCGGCGACGTTATCTTTGTCGCTACGGAAAATCTCAACACACTTATCGACTTTCGATACAAACCAGAACTAAAGGCTCCGGCTGGCAGTAATGGCAGTAAGCAGAATCAGCGTGGCAAATCTGGCGAAGCTTTGCGCATCAAAGTTCCAATGGGTACGCTAGTGAAGCGTAACGGTGAAATAATTGCCGATCTTACTGAAAATGGACAAGAGGTGGTGATCGCTAAGGGTGGTGATGGTGGATTTGGAAACGCACACTTCAAATCATCTATCCGTCAGACTCCCCGCATGGCGGAATTAGGCGAAGCTGGTGACACGTTTGAAGCAGAGCTTGAATTAAAGCTGCTTGCGGATGTAGGTTTGGTCGGATTCCCTAATGCAGGTAAATCAACCTTTCTATCCGTCGTAAGCAACGCTCGTCCGGAAATTGCCGACTATGCATTTACAACCCTAACTCCAAACCTTGGAGTCGCGGACATCGACAGCTCCAGTTTACTTATCGCTGATATCCCAGGGCTTATAGAAGGCGCTAGCGAAGGCAAAGGCCTAGGTGACGCATTTCTTCGTCATGTCGAACGTACAGCGGTCCTGCTGCATCTTATTGATATCTATAGCGATGATATAGCAGCTGCATATCGAACAATCCGCCTAGAGCTTGCGAGCTACAGTCCGGAACTACTCACTCGTCCAGAAGTAATCGCGTTAACAAAGGCTGAAGGCCTGGATGATGAGATTGTTGCAATGCAAGTTGATGCGGTTAAAGAAGCAACTGAAAACGGTGCTGACGTATTTGTTATTTCATCAAGTGCTCATCAGGGACTTACGGAAGTACTTCGGGCCTTGGATAGCAAGGTAAAAGCAATCCGAAGCATCGAAAAAGAAATTGATGCTGACGACGACGATCTTGTGACGATCCGCCTTACGGATAACCAGATTGCTGATGCCTGGACAGTGACAAAAGACGAAGAGACTGGTCATTTTGTCGTGCGTGGGGATAAGGTTGAGAAATTTGCCCGACGGACTGATTTTAGTAATTTCGAAGGGGTAAATCGTCTTCGCGATATCTTGAAAAAATTAGGTGTAAACCACGAACTGTCTCGCGCAGGCGCGGTAGGCGATAGTGTCATCGAAATTGGTGGCCATGAGTTTACCCTACTAGAACAATAA
- a CDS encoding CHAP domain-containing protein, giving the protein MGSAQATTAELKQQVFARHRVSSKRARRGPKSTTIAAYVGVFLLIMSMVAIGYQPPQKADSIANAVVPSDNLNPTRSFDQPSVDQLVATNVAAGIAERGDLSIAPNIANLSVSLAVAGELTQTQNDIIAKPQIIQPSADGRAVRHYITKAGDTIPAIAAQFGISATTVKWANDLNSDAIEAGKDLTIPPLDGVFYTVKTGDTIDSIASKYNADKNRLVAFNDLELGAPQVGKKLIIPGGALPETERPGYVAPRSSSYGVYLSFSAGGYIGGNMRTLYRDSSPSSPGNGYARNNCTWYAYERRLKLGRPVGSFWGNAATWASNASANGFRVDQKPEAGAVMQNGGGYGHVAVVESVNADGSVTVTEMNYNWQGNIVDERTIPASQVGSFYYIH; this is encoded by the coding sequence ATGGGCTCTGCCCAAGCGACAACTGCTGAGTTAAAACAACAAGTGTTTGCTCGTCATCGTGTCAGTTCTAAAAGAGCTAGGCGCGGTCCCAAGTCAACCACTATAGCTGCCTATGTTGGTGTTTTCTTGCTTATCATGTCAATGGTTGCCATTGGCTACCAGCCGCCACAAAAAGCTGACAGCATAGCAAATGCTGTCGTTCCAAGTGATAATTTGAATCCTACACGGTCATTTGACCAACCTTCAGTTGACCAGCTTGTCGCAACAAACGTTGCAGCTGGTATTGCTGAGCGCGGCGATTTATCAATCGCTCCTAACATTGCCAACCTCTCTGTTTCCTTAGCGGTTGCAGGGGAATTGACACAAACGCAAAATGACATTATTGCCAAACCACAAATTATTCAGCCTTCGGCTGATGGTCGTGCGGTTAGACACTATATCACCAAAGCTGGTGACACGATCCCAGCTATTGCAGCTCAGTTTGGTATTTCTGCAACCACAGTCAAATGGGCTAATGATCTTAACTCGGACGCTATAGAAGCAGGGAAAGACCTTACGATTCCACCCTTGGACGGTGTATTCTATACGGTCAAAACTGGTGATACGATCGATTCTATCGCATCTAAGTATAATGCCGACAAAAATCGTTTGGTTGCATTTAACGACCTTGAACTAGGCGCGCCACAAGTAGGTAAGAAGCTGATTATCCCTGGCGGTGCACTACCAGAAACAGAACGCCCAGGGTATGTTGCCCCACGCTCTTCGTCGTACGGTGTATACCTTTCATTTAGCGCTGGTGGTTATATAGGTGGAAATATGCGAACCCTTTATAGGGATAGCTCACCGAGCTCACCAGGTAACGGCTATGCCCGTAACAACTGTACATGGTACGCCTATGAGCGCCGCCTAAAGCTTGGACGACCTGTCGGAAGCTTCTGGGGAAATGCTGCAACCTGGGCATCTAACGCATCTGCCAACGGATTCCGTGTTGACCAAAAACCAGAAGCTGGTGCGGTCATGCAGAACGGTGGTGGGTATGGTCACGTTGCGGTTGTCGAAAGCGTTAACGCTGACGGAAGCGTTACGGTGACGGAAATGAACTACAACTGGCAAGGTAATATTGTCGATGAGCGAACAATTCCTGCGTCGCAGGTTGGTAGCTTCTACTATATTCACTAG
- the mltG gene encoding endolytic transglycosylase MltG, with the protein MDGFKPQKRPLGPQNTPLRPTDPSMSPNAPIAAQRLQQVAPDLQPPVLDVKPPKKSRKRLVLWITGGIVALLAILTLGGLTWYKASLTPVNSNDKSRTRVEIVSGSSPAQIARLLEEKKLIRSQFAFDIYTRITGKRATLQAGTYNLSPSESTEDIVGHIVSGRTDEFNLTFLPGATLAENRTKLIAAGYSEAEVDAALNKNYTHPLFQDKPESADLEGYIYGETYNFSSSATVEDILTKTFDEYYSTITENNLIDGFKAHGLDLYQGITLASIIQREVSNKNDQKQVAQVFYSRLNSGMALGSDVTYQYAAKKLGVDPSPSLDSPYNTRKYPGLPPGPIATPGLSALEAVAGPASGDYLYFLSGDDDVTYFARTNEEHEANIRDHCKVKCLIP; encoded by the coding sequence ATGGACGGTTTTAAGCCTCAAAAACGACCCCTAGGGCCTCAAAATACTCCCCTGAGGCCTACTGATCCTTCCATGAGTCCTAATGCGCCCATTGCGGCTCAACGGTTACAGCAGGTCGCGCCAGACCTTCAGCCACCTGTTTTAGACGTAAAACCACCTAAAAAGAGCCGAAAACGGCTTGTATTATGGATTACCGGGGGAATCGTTGCGCTTTTGGCCATTTTAACGTTGGGCGGACTAACGTGGTACAAAGCTTCTCTTACCCCCGTAAATAGTAATGACAAAAGCCGTACCCGGGTAGAAATCGTATCGGGAAGTTCACCTGCACAGATTGCGCGGCTTCTTGAGGAAAAAAAGCTTATTCGTAGTCAGTTCGCGTTTGATATATACACACGAATAACAGGGAAGCGTGCAACGCTTCAGGCAGGAACATATAATTTGTCCCCTTCAGAATCAACAGAAGACATAGTCGGGCATATCGTATCTGGTAGAACGGATGAATTTAACTTAACATTTCTCCCAGGTGCAACGCTTGCCGAAAATCGTACCAAGTTAATTGCTGCTGGCTATAGTGAAGCGGAGGTAGATGCCGCGTTAAACAAAAATTATACGCATCCTCTATTCCAAGATAAGCCTGAGTCTGCTGACCTAGAGGGATACATTTACGGGGAAACATATAATTTTAGCAGTAGCGCGACAGTCGAAGATATTCTTACCAAGACATTTGATGAGTATTACTCGACTATTACCGAAAATAACCTCATTGATGGCTTTAAAGCGCATGGATTGGATTTGTATCAGGGAATTACTCTCGCCTCTATTATTCAGCGGGAAGTTTCAAACAAAAATGATCAAAAACAAGTAGCACAGGTCTTTTACTCGCGGCTTAACAGCGGTATGGCACTTGGGTCGGATGTCACTTATCAATATGCGGCAAAAAAACTAGGCGTAGACCCCTCTCCAAGTCTGGATTCACCGTATAACACCCGTAAATACCCTGGATTACCTCCAGGACCGATAGCTACTCCTGGTCTCTCTGCTCTAGAGGCTGTTGCCGGCCCTGCAAGTGGTGATTATCTTTACTTCTTAAGCGGTGATGACGATGTAACCTATTTTGCACGCACAAACGAGGAGCACGAAGCAAACATTCGTGACCACTGTAAGGTGAAGTGTTTAATACCGTAA
- the ruvX gene encoding Holliday junction resolvase RuvX: protein MSQSKSYLALDVGEKRIGVAVGDSGVRIAIPFETIEVDGTEVEQIARLVVNENTDTIVVGYPRNQSGEPTAQTAYVEEFAKQLRDMASNIVFQDESLTSVLAEQRLKAQGKPYTKGDIDAQAATIILQDFLERL from the coding sequence ATGAGTCAAAGTAAATCATACCTCGCACTAGATGTAGGCGAGAAAAGGATTGGCGTCGCTGTTGGTGATAGTGGTGTGCGTATTGCGATTCCTTTTGAAACAATAGAAGTTGACGGGACTGAAGTTGAGCAGATCGCACGACTGGTTGTTAATGAAAATACGGATACAATCGTTGTCGGCTATCCTCGTAACCAATCCGGAGAACCAACCGCACAGACTGCATATGTTGAAGAGTTTGCTAAACAACTCCGCGATATGGCATCAAATATTGTTTTTCAGGACGAATCTTTGACGAGTGTCCTAGCTGAACAGCGCCTAAAAGCGCAAGGTAAACCCTATACAAAGGGAGACATTGATGCTCAGGCAGCCACAATTATCCTGCAGGATTTCCTGGAGAGATTATAA